From the genome of Ziziphus jujuba cultivar Dongzao chromosome 6, ASM3175591v1, one region includes:
- the LOC132803984 gene encoding uncharacterized protein LOC132803984: protein MKVIVDKQEENFEALVNDRIESFQLQSLTLQSLPNLTCFASSNNRNTIRFEEIIRNNETVDPMELFNHKEQVAFPMLVANLTSLIVDGCGGLRFLSSSSMAINFVQLKKLRISRCQNMVEIISTEEYNGIEEKILDNMFPKLESLELDILPNLETFCSSPTYLKFSCLNSLIIKDCTKLGPFILDHMSKSIRDAAVHYLFDEKVGFPGLEKLVIKGLHKLTTLWHTQLDPNSFCKLTEIFVEDCESLIHVLVPRILKRLGSSVCPNLCEVEIVNWRCLKNVFPASVARNRNLEKLQKLYGSLPVVDFFKMKHLFIFCQRITSAVTPSVLFRKCHNLETLGMYDGNFEEIFIHEGSLDGEEHQGWTLTHVKTLRIKRWVNLMHVWKGNSYLAEPVFPNLETLAVGDCPRLKNIVSSAISFRKIMELEVANYDGMKHLLTYSVAKSFINLEKMTVRNCQRMIEIVSTDDDQGDGENEITFSRLEYLELSDLPNLKGFCSRNYNVRFPIFITIVASHYMEMKISFDGVLLDDSKREKVQIIEEDDDDDDDNSDRDDYDDDDDSRHGGGGGGGGAGVSNF from the exons ATGAAAGTGATTGTTgataaacaagaagaaaattttgaggCACTAGTAAATGATCGCATTGAATCTTTTCAATTACAATCTTTGACACTGCAAAGTCTACCAAATCTTACTTGTTTTGCCTCAAGTAATAATAGAAATACAATAAGATTCGAAGAGATCATTCGGAATAATGAGACCGTTGATCCCATGGAACTTTTCAATCATAag GAACAGGTTGCGTTCCCCATGCTTGTTGCGAACTTAACGAGTTTGATCGTGGATGGCTGTGGTGGTTTAAGATTCTTGTCCTCGTCTTCCATGGCCATAAACTTTGTGCAACTCAAAAAGCTTCGGATAAGCAGATGCCAAAATATGGTGGAGATAATATCAACAGAAGAATATAATGGCATTGAAGAAAAGATATTGGATAACATGTTTCCCAAACTAGAATCTCTGGAGCTAGATATTCTTCCAAACTTGGAAACATTCTGCTCATCACCAACTTATCTCAAATTTTCATGTTTGAATTCCTTGATTATAAAGGACTGCACAAAGCTAGGGCCATTTATCCTCGACCACATGAGCAAAAGTATTAGAGATGCTGCCGTTCACTATTTGTTTGACGAAAag GTTGGTTTTCCTGGCTTGGAGAAATTGGTTATCAAAGGCCTGCATAAACTGACGACCTTATGGCACACCCAACTTGATCCAAATTCATTTTGCAAACTCACTGAAATCTTTGTTGAGGATTGCGAAAGTTTAATACATGTTCTTGTGCCCCGTATACTAAAAAGATTGGGAAGTAGTGT CTGTCCAAATCTTTGTGAAGTTGAAATAGTCAACTGGAGATGTCTAAAAAATGTGTTCCCAGCCTCCGTGGCCAGAAATAGAAATCTTGAGAAGCTACAGAAATTGTATGGTTCACTCCCAGTAGTAGACTTCTTCAAAATGAAGCATCTCTTCATTTTCTGCCAACGCATTACATCAGCAGTTACTCCATCTGTTTTATTTCGGAAATGTCACAATCTTGAAACACTTGGTATGTACGatggaaattttgaagaaatatttatCCACGAAGGATCTTTGGATGGGGAAGAACATCAAGGTTGGACTCTAACGCACGTAAAAACTCTCCGGATCAAAAGATGGGTGAATTTGATGCATGTATGGAAAGGCAACTCCTATCTTGCAGAACCAGTTTTTCCTAATTTGGAAACTCTAGCGGTGGGTGACTGCCCAAGACTAAAGAATATAGTTTCATCTGCTATATCCTTCCGTAAAATTATGGAATTGGAAGTAGCCAACTATGATGGAATGAAGCATTTACTCACATACTCAGTGGCTAAAAGCTTCATCAATCTTGAAAAAATGACAGTCCGAAACTGTCAAAGAATGATAGAAATTGTTTCAACTGATGACGACCAAGGCGATGgagaaaatgaaattacttTTAGTCGGTTGGAATATTTGGAACTTTCTGACCTACCAAATTTAAAGGGCTTTTGCTCTCGAAATTACAATGTCAGATTCCCTATTTTTATAACCATAGTAGCGTCCCACTATATGGAGATGAAGATTTCTTTTGATGGAGTACTCCTAGATGATTCAAAACGAGAAAAAGTTCAAATaatagaagaagatgatgatgatgatgatgacaacAGCGATCGtgatgattatgatgatgatgatgatagccGTCATGGtggtggcggtggtggtggtggtg cTGGGGTTTCAAATTTCTGA
- the LOC107430936 gene encoding disease resistance protein At4g27190-like: MEFFSIIVEKIADYTIEPVARQVGCVIYLKRNVDNLNSEVEKLVDAKGRVQHSVDEALRKCHKIEADVEKWLKKVDEMIAEANEFLKDENQVKKKCLFGLCPSLISSRYRPSRKATKLAQKVVEIQKAGAFPSVSYTTPPEDIWTSRVGYHAFESRFSIVTEIMKELTDSNIHMIGIYGMAGVGKTTLVKEIARRAEKQKLFKVAKVEVRQNTDLNRIQKEIAEKFGLELNGDLTMAGRARLLTDYIKKNKNILVILDDVWEMLDLETLGLPFGICKVLLTSRKRDLLSSEIGTQKELRLEVLEEEESWSLFENIVADNVKDLDIRDTGIQVSKRCGGLPILVVTLAKALRGKSLHSWGEALRLQKMCEGKEMHEKAYSGIEWSYNQLEGEEVKSLLLICGMLGKFHAFVDLLKYTKGLGLSLFEGINTMEEAHSRLQSLVDKLKDSCLLLDTTDKEWLEMHDLTHDVARKIASRDQQFLSLINGDEFKEWPNKEFLEKCTLISFHWINIPKLPEQLECPKLQLFKLCATKKLLPIPHNFFKEMKELKVLDLTKICMQSLPPSIHFLKNLQTLCLDHCELRNIAMVGELRSLEILSFVGSKFKLLPKEIGQLTRLRVLDLRVCSQLEVIHPNVLSSLTKLEELLMNNNFTEWEIEDVSNISERSNASLSELKHLSNLTTLEVNVKGAFQLSVNCFSEKLVNFKICMAMYGIGL; the protein is encoded by the coding sequence ATGGAATTTTTTTCCATAATTGTTGAAAAAATTGCTGACTATACAATAGAACCCGTTGCACGGCAAGTGGGTTGTGTAATATACTTGAAAAGGAATGTTGATAATCTAAATAGTGAAGTTGAGAAGTTGGTCGATGCTAAAGGAAGGGTCCAACACTCTGTTGATGAAGCATTAAGAAAATGCCACAAAATCGAAGCTGATGTTGAGAAGTGGCTGAAAAAGGTGGATGAGATGATTGCAGAGGCAAATGAATTCTTGAAAGATGAAAATCAAGTAAAGAAGAAGTGTCTTTTCGGGTTGTGTCCAAGTTTGATTTCGTCCCGTTATCGTCCAAGCAGGAAAGCAACAAAACTGGCACAAAAGGTTGTTGAAATCCAAAAAGCAGGAGCGTTTCCCAGCGTTTCATATACCACTCCCCCAGAGGATATATGGACAAGTAGAGTTGGGTACCACGCTTTTGAATCAAGGTTTTCAATTGTCACTGAAATTATGAAGGAACTCACGGATTCTAATATCCACATGATTGGGATATATGGAATGGCTGGTGTTGGAAAGACCACGCTCGTCAAAGAAATTGCTAGGCGAGCTGAGAAGCAGAAGTTATTTAAAGTGGCCAAAGTGGAAGTGAGACAAAACACAGATTTGAACagaattcaaaaagaaattgcaGAGAAGTTTGGTCTGGAGCTTAATGGAGATCTCACTATGGCAGGACGAGCGCGCCTTCTAACCGACTAtattaagaaaaacaagaacATTCTTGTAATTCTGGATGATGTTTGGGAAATGCTCGACTTGGAAACTTTGGGACTTCCATTTGGGATATGTAAAGTTCTGTTAACTTCTAGAAAACGAGATTTGTTATCCTCTGAGATTGGCACGCAGAAAGAGTTACGACTCGAAGTTTTAGAGGAAGAAGAAAGTTGGAGTTTGTTTGAGAATATAGTAGCTGATAATGTTAAGGACCTTGATATTCGAGACACAGGAATTCAAGTATCCAAAAGATGTGGAGGATTGCCAATTTTAGTCGTGACACTTGCAAAAGCATTAAGAGGTAAAAGCTTACACTCATGGGGGGAGGCTTTGAGACTTCAAAAAATGTGTGAAGGAAAAGAGATGCATGAAAAAGCATACTCGGGCATTGAATGGAGTTACAATCAGTTGGAAGGTGAGGAAGTGAAGTCATTGCTTTTGATTTGTGGTATGCTTGGGAAATTCCACGCCTTTGTCGACTTGTTGAAATATACAAAGGGCTTGGGTTTGAGTTTGTTTGAAGGCATCAATACAATGGAAGAAGCACACAGTAGATTGCAGTCATTGGTTGATAAACTCAAAGACTCCTGTTTGTTGCTAGATACTACTGATAAAGAATGGCTCGAAATGCATGATCTTACACATGACGTTGCTAGAAAAATTGCATCTAGAGATCAGCAATTCTTATCCTTAATAAATGGAGATGAATTCAAGGAATGGCCGAACAAAGAATTCCTTGAAAAGTGCACCTTAATATCTTTCCATTGGATCAATATTCCCAAGCTTCCTGAACAGTTGGAATGCCCAAAGCTACAACTCTTCAAATTGTGTGCCACTAAAAAATTACTGCCAATTCCACATAACTTTTTTAAGGAGATGAAAGAACTCAAAGTTTTAGATTTAACCAAAATCTGTATGCAATCACTCCCTCCAtctattcattttttaaaaaatctgcaAACATTGTGTCTAGATCATTGTGAATTGAGGAATATAGCCATGGTTGGTGAACTAAGGAGCTTGGAAATTCTTAGCTTTGTGGGATCCAAGTTTAAGCTGTTACCCAAAGAAATAGGCCAGTTGACTCGACTACGGGTATTGGATTTGAGAGTTTGCTCTCAACTTGAAGTGATTCATCCGAATGTTTTATCAAGCTTGACAAAATTAGAAGAATTGCTGATGAATAACAACTTCACCGAGTGGGAGATTGAAGATGTCAGTAATATCAGTGAAAGAAGCAATGCTAGCCTTTCAGAGCTAAAGCACTTGTCTAACCTGACCACATTAGAGGTAAATGTTAAGGGTGCTTTTCAGTTATCAGTGAACTGTTTCTCTGAAAAGTTGGTAAATTTCAAGATATGTATGGCGATGTATGGAATTGGTCTGTAA